A stretch of Pseudophryne corroboree isolate aPseCor3 chromosome 9, aPseCor3.hap2, whole genome shotgun sequence DNA encodes these proteins:
- the LOC134957024 gene encoding uncharacterized protein LOC134957024, giving the protein MADVDQQGQDQQATITLQLTPVDPSQPIQLQDIPQASISPQLAQAPPPTQIPDDFWASWTSQQAQSNASLTAHTQHLASLPHHLPRISRNSGRLIVQVGRMATSMEQIRADNSQMLAHLTRIIDEQQRHQQALVQLIQHNQVVNESLSRIVASHTATNTQLIASINNLSSNITLMGAHQVTSSSGTTTPIQTPVTSPVRRSSRARASEPAQSTAPSTHKRKK; this is encoded by the coding sequence atggccgacgtggaccagcagggacaagaccaacaggcaaccatcacactgcaacttacacctgttgacccaagccagccaatacagctgcaggatatcccccaagcctccatcagtccacaactggcacaagctccgcccccaacccaaataccagatgacttttgggccagttggacaagccaacaggcacaaagcaatgccagcctgaccgcacatacacaacaccttgccagtctgccccatcatctaccgcgcattagtcgcaactcgggcagactgattgtacaagtagggcgaatggcaacctcaatggagcaaataagggctgacaacagccaaatgcttgctcatttaacgcgcatcatagatgagcaacagcgccatcagcaggcactcgttcagctcattcagcacaaccaggttgtgaatgagtccttatcccggattgtagccagccacactgcaaccaacactcaactgattgcaagcattaataatttgagcagcaatattacattgatgggagctcaccaagtaacctccagctcggggaccacgacccctatccaaacgccagtaacctcccctgttcggcgttcctccagagcacgtgccagtgagccagcacaaagcacagcacccagcacacacaagcggaaaaaataa